A genomic stretch from Arachis stenosperma cultivar V10309 chromosome 3, arast.V10309.gnm1.PFL2, whole genome shotgun sequence includes:
- the LOC130967783 gene encoding probable WRKY transcription factor 75, whose protein sequence is MDNNHQILFPSSSSSSDFKVSSSNSFLDVKKGDILRTPNKESSSKKGGKETKKQHRYVFQTRSHVDILDDGYRWRKYGEKSVKNNKFPRSYYRCSYRGCNVKKQIQRHSMDEQIVITTYEGVHIHPVEKSTESFEQILRNFQYTTKSNPIMYLQQPN, encoded by the exons ATGGACAATAATCACCAAATTTTGTTCCCTagctcatcatcatcatctgatTTTAAGGTTTCTAGTAGCAACAGTTTTCTTGATGTTAAGAAAGGAGATATTCTAAGAACTCCAAATAAAGAATCATCAAGCAAGAAAGGTGGGAAAGAGACGAAGAAGCAGCACAGATATGTTTTTCAAACAAGGAGTCATGTTGATATACTTGATGATGGCTACCGCTGGAGAAAATACGGGGAAAAGTCTgtcaaaaacaataaattccCTAG GAGTTACTATAGGTGCTCATACAGAGGGTGCAATGTGAAGAAACAAATCCAACGGCATTCCATGGACGAGCAAATCGTGATCACAACCTATGAAGGGGTCCATATTCACCCTGTCGAGAAATCTACTGAAAGCTTCGAGCAGATCTTGAGAAACTTCCAATACACAACTAAGTCCAACCCTATTATGTATCTCCAACAACCTAATTAG
- the LOC130966749 gene encoding zeaxanthin epoxidase, chloroplastic-like: MVLTLYQQSSRKKERLLKIFEGWCDNALDLILATEEEAILRRDIYDRIPTLTWGKGRVSLLGDSVHAMQPNMGQGGCMAIEDSYQLAWELENAWEKSVKSGSPIDIDSSLRRQNKEKEEKGSAGTFQFISRVEKEFLKASYTASTGEELEDGLLTKTKRAPKVEVGTRSTDASMV, encoded by the exons ATGGTTCTAACTTTGTACCAGCAATCTAGTA GAAAGAAGGAAAGGTTGCTAAAGATCTTTGAGGGTTGGTGTGACAATGCATTAGATCTGATACTGGCCACAGAAGAAGAGGCAATTCTGCGACGAGACATATACGACAGGATACCAACGTTAACATGGGGAAAGGGTCGAGTTAGTTTGCTTGGTGATTCTGTCCATGCTATGCAGCCAAATATGGGCCAAGGAGGATGCATGGCTATTGAG GACAGTTATCAACTAGCATGGGAGTTGGAGAATGCATGGGAGAAAAGTGTAAAATCAGGGTCTCCAATTGATATTGATTCTTCCCTAAGGAG ACAAAATaaggagaaggaggagaaaGGATCAGCTGGAACATTCCAGTTTATTTCTAGAGTAGAAAAAGAATTCCTTAAGGCTTCTTACACTGCCAGCACTGGCGAGGAGCTTGAGGATGGATTATTGACG AAAACAAAGAGGGCTCCAAAGGTTGAAGTTGGGACTAGATCAACAGATGCTTCAATGGTTTAA